One region of Nothobranchius furzeri strain GRZ-AD chromosome 16, NfurGRZ-RIMD1, whole genome shotgun sequence genomic DNA includes:
- the LOC107388169 gene encoding ras-related C3 botulinum toxin substrate 1, with protein MQDIKCVVVGDGAVGKTCLLISYTTNIFPGEYIPTVFDNYAASVMVNGKPMRLGLWDTAGQEDYDRLRPLSYPQTNVFLICFSIVSPASFDNVRNKWNPEVQHHCPSVPIVLVGTKLDLREDETTVEKLKEKKLSPITSSQGEDLAKEIGAVKYMECSALTQNGLKAIFEEAIMAALNLESITDTRKKKRKNCTVL; from the exons ATGCAGGATATCaagtgtgtggtggtgggtgaTGG AGCTGTGGGTAAGACATGCCTGCTCATCAGCTACACCACCAACATCTTCCCTGGGGAATACATCCCTACAGT CTTTGACAACTATGCTGCCTCTGTGATGGTGAATGGGAAACCAATGAGACTGGGATTGTGGGACACAGCAGGACAGGAGGACTACGACAGGCTAAGACCATTGTCTTACCCACAGACG AACGTGTTCCTGATTTGCTTTTCCATTGTCAGCCCAGCATCATTTGACAATGTTCGTAACAAG TGGAATCCAGAGGTACAACATCACTGTCCCTCAGTCCCTATAGTTCTGGTgggcaccaagctggacctcagaGAAGATGAAACAACAGTGGAAAAGCTCAAGGAAAAGAAACTCTCCCCCATCACATCTTCTCAGGGCGAGGACTTGGCTAAAGAAATAG GTGCAGTGAAATATATGGAATGCTCAGCGTTGACTCAGAACGGCCTCAAGGCGATATTTGAGGAAGCCATCATGGCAGCCTTAAACCTCGAATCCATTACTGACACAAggaagaagaaaaggaagaacTGCACCGTTTTATAA
- the LOC107388170 gene encoding ras-related C3 botulinum toxin substrate 1, with protein MQSIKCVVVGDGAVGKTCLLISYTTNAFPGEYIPTVFDNYSANVMVDGKPVTLNLWDTAGQEDYDRLRPLSYPQTNVFLICFSIVRPASFENVRAKWYPELQHHCKEAPIILVGTMLDMRDDEEVIQKLKEEKQSPITYPQGLAMTKDIGAVKYLECSALTQRGLKTVFDEAIRTVLNPLPTKSPRKKCSIL; from the exons ATGCAGTCCATTAAGTGTGTGGTGGTGGGGGATGG GGCTGTGGGTAAAACATGCCTGCTCATCAGTTACACCACCAACGCCTTCCCTGGAGAATACATCCCTACAGT CTTTGACAACTACTCTGCTAATGTGATGGTTGATGGGAAACCAGTGACCCTGAATCTGTGGGACACAGCAGGACAGGAGGACTACGACAGACTCAGACCGCTGTCCTACCCACAGACG AATGTGTTCCTGATTTGCTTTTCAATAGTCAGGCCAGCATCCTTTGAAAATGTCCGTGCCAAG TGGTATCCCGAGCTGCAACACCATTGCAAAGAAGCACCTATCATCCTGGTGGGCACCATGTTGGACATGAGAGATGATGAGGAAGTCATCCAAAAGCTCAAAGAAGAAAAACAGAGTCCCATCACATATCCTCAGGGCTTGGCCATGACCAAAGACATAG GAGCAGTGAAATACCTGGAGTGCTCAGCTTTGACGCAACGCGGCCTTAAGACAGTGTTTGATGAAGCCATCAGGACAGTCCTGAACCCTCTTCCCACAAAAAGCCCAAGGAAAAAGTGCAGTATACTGTGA